In Tenebrio molitor chromosome 6, icTenMoli1.1, whole genome shotgun sequence, one genomic interval encodes:
- the LOC138132581 gene encoding uncharacterized protein isoform X1 has translation MAHYKPVLLLLSVSATMRAAEPEKPPPTITRTEIKVSRSLNPEDMQTLNVMTKDGNVAQLIVKRRDRKTETASEDANRKSGQFSRAIYTNWIPVSSFYYHPNIIRLDTIALVRNSTQEKRPNVVDSDRIPNVPKPVTIRSGDIYVKGNDKKRARSVVQVDQDGIPVIHGVRVPDDESDRQTWRNARVINGELVPYEEGYKPPAAVPIGQLIYANQAKDDQDLRSIGPFTKQDNYKSEEMQSSSFGPFTVKDNLPGEKPKQNEDYVRFNSQSGIGPFTKADNAKITNSKLIDYIKEINAKESKRDYFARRRYRSYDENTQMQRRMLQYPGQPSYPNSLLYTPSSAKLSPVTFNEGVRTPVLQYAHPELGVQPAKATPEEDEMVQYKDNQYEVDSGRQSQYYDNNNVNSVDYYRKDVTNYPYNTYYIKPKPEQPFWIRITESIKDNVQNGFARMQQLTRPVFEPLVEATHKISHNLGFSKEPHAQDKVGLIAPMGSSVILPALGLVAGGAALGLGAAAVGRFLNPNDMRSFRGVNPNDIVVIMEEPPTQEQEEHKRFRRNVEDEFYMQQLVANVEKDKSFNHLSAPHFWSDTPCAKRLFCDVMTRQNDDEVVLMEKKMDSLMASVHPDVANQVSHHLQEVMDAVKMRDCSKFFCGRRYTFPAPAA, from the exons ATGGCCCATTATAAGCCT GTGCTCCTGCTGTTGTCCGTCAGCGCGACGATGAGGGCTGCGGAACCGGAGAAGCCACCCCCGACAATCACCAGAACAGAAATCAAAGTCTCCAGGAGTCTGAACCCCGAAGACATGCAAACGTTGAACGTGATGACCAAAGACGGGAATGTGGCGCAGCTCATCGTGAAGAGACGCGACAGAAAAACTGAAACCGCCAGCGAGGATGCCAACAGAAAAAGTGGTCAGTTCTCGAGGGCAATTTACACGAACTGGATCCCAGTCTCGTCGTTTTATTACCACCCCAATATCATCAGACTGGATACGATCGCGTTGGTGAGGAACTCCACACAAGAGAAGAGGCCGAATGTCGTCGACAGTGACAG AATTCCTAACGTGCCAAAACCCGTCACCATCCGATCTGGGGACATCTACGTCAAAGGTAACGACAAGAAGAGGGCCAGATCTGTCGTGCAGGTGGACCAAGATGGTATCCCTGTCATCCACGGGGTCCGAGTTCCTGATGATGAGTCCGATCGACAAACGTGGAGAAACGCTCGAGTCATCAATGGCGAGTTGGTGCCTTACGAAGAAGGCTACAAGCCACCAGCGGCTGTTCCTATTGGCCAACTGATCTACGCTAATCAGGCCAAGGATGATCAAGACTTGAGAAGCATCGGACCTTTCACGAAGCAAGACAATTACAAGAGCGAGGAGATGCAGAGCAGTTCGTTTGGTCCTTTCACAGTCAAGGATAATCTGCCGGGTGAGAAACCCAAACAAAACGAGGACTACGTGAGGTTCAACAGCCAATCCGGAATCGGTCCTTTTACCAAAGCTGACAACGCTAAAATCACAAACTCGAAGCTGATTGATTACATCAAAGAAATCAATGCCAAGGAAAGTAAGAGAGATTATTTCGCGAGGAGGCGGTACAGGTCGTACGATGAAAATACACAAATGCAGAGGAGGATGTTGCAATATCCTGGACAACCTTCGTATCCTAATTCGTTGTTGTACACACCTTCCAGTGCGAAATTGAGTCCTGTCACGTTTAACGAAGGAGTGAGGACTCCTGTCTTGCAATACGCTCACCCAGAGCTGGGAGTCCAACCGGCTAAGGCCACCCCCGAAGAAGACGAGATGGTGCAGTACAAGGACAACCAGTACGAAGTGGACAGTGGGCGTCAGTCGCAGTACTACGACAACAACAACGTCAACAGTGTGGACTACTACAGAAAAGACGTGACCAACTACCCCTACAACACCTACTACATCAAGCCCAAACCTGAGCAACCCTTCTGGATCCGGATCACGGAAAGCATCAAAGACAACGTCCAGAACGGGTTCGCTAGGATGCAACAGCTAACCCGTCCCGTGTTCGAGCCTTTGGTCGAAGCCACCCACAAAATCTCGCACAACTTGGGCTTCTCCAAAGAACCCCACGCCCAAGACAAAGTCGGTTTGATCGCTCCGATGGGCAGTTCCGTTATTTTACCGGCTTTGGGGTTGGTGGCTGGGGGTGCAGCTTTGGGTCTAGGTGCCGCCGCGGTCGGCCGCTTCTTGAACCCCAACGACATGAGGAGCTTCCGCGGTGTTAACCCCAACGATATCGTCGTGATAATGGAAGAACCCCCGACGCAAGAGCAAGAGGAGCACAAGAGGTTCAGGAGGAACGTCGAGGACGAGTTTTACATGCAGCAGTTGGTGGCGAACGTGGAGAAGGACAAGAGCTTCAACCACCTCTCAGCGCCTCACTTTTGGTCGGACACCCCTTGCGCCAAGCGCCTGTTCTGCGACGTCATGACTCGGCAAAACGACGACGAAGTGGTCTTGATGGAGAAGAAAATGGACAGTTTGATGGCATC GGTGCATCCGGACGTGGCCAATCAAGTCTCGCACCACCTCCAAGAAGTGATGGACGCCGTGAAGATGCGCGACTGTTCGAAATTCTTCTGCGGCAGGAGGTACACTTTTCCGGCACCGGCAGCGTAA
- the LOC138132581 gene encoding uncharacterized protein isoform X2: protein MELLKVLLLLSVSATMRAAEPEKPPPTITRTEIKVSRSLNPEDMQTLNVMTKDGNVAQLIVKRRDRKTETASEDANRKSGQFSRAIYTNWIPVSSFYYHPNIIRLDTIALVRNSTQEKRPNVVDSDRIPNVPKPVTIRSGDIYVKGNDKKRARSVVQVDQDGIPVIHGVRVPDDESDRQTWRNARVINGELVPYEEGYKPPAAVPIGQLIYANQAKDDQDLRSIGPFTKQDNYKSEEMQSSSFGPFTVKDNLPGEKPKQNEDYVRFNSQSGIGPFTKADNAKITNSKLIDYIKEINAKESKRDYFARRRYRSYDENTQMQRRMLQYPGQPSYPNSLLYTPSSAKLSPVTFNEGVRTPVLQYAHPELGVQPAKATPEEDEMVQYKDNQYEVDSGRQSQYYDNNNVNSVDYYRKDVTNYPYNTYYIKPKPEQPFWIRITESIKDNVQNGFARMQQLTRPVFEPLVEATHKISHNLGFSKEPHAQDKVGLIAPMGSSVILPALGLVAGGAALGLGAAAVGRFLNPNDMRSFRGVNPNDIVVIMEEPPTQEQEEHKRFRRNVEDEFYMQQLVANVEKDKSFNHLSAPHFWSDTPCAKRLFCDVMTRQNDDEVVLMEKKMDSLMASVHPDVANQVSHHLQEVMDAVKMRDCSKFFCGRRYTFPAPAA from the exons ATGGAGCTGCTCAAG GTGCTCCTGCTGTTGTCCGTCAGCGCGACGATGAGGGCTGCGGAACCGGAGAAGCCACCCCCGACAATCACCAGAACAGAAATCAAAGTCTCCAGGAGTCTGAACCCCGAAGACATGCAAACGTTGAACGTGATGACCAAAGACGGGAATGTGGCGCAGCTCATCGTGAAGAGACGCGACAGAAAAACTGAAACCGCCAGCGAGGATGCCAACAGAAAAAGTGGTCAGTTCTCGAGGGCAATTTACACGAACTGGATCCCAGTCTCGTCGTTTTATTACCACCCCAATATCATCAGACTGGATACGATCGCGTTGGTGAGGAACTCCACACAAGAGAAGAGGCCGAATGTCGTCGACAGTGACAG AATTCCTAACGTGCCAAAACCCGTCACCATCCGATCTGGGGACATCTACGTCAAAGGTAACGACAAGAAGAGGGCCAGATCTGTCGTGCAGGTGGACCAAGATGGTATCCCTGTCATCCACGGGGTCCGAGTTCCTGATGATGAGTCCGATCGACAAACGTGGAGAAACGCTCGAGTCATCAATGGCGAGTTGGTGCCTTACGAAGAAGGCTACAAGCCACCAGCGGCTGTTCCTATTGGCCAACTGATCTACGCTAATCAGGCCAAGGATGATCAAGACTTGAGAAGCATCGGACCTTTCACGAAGCAAGACAATTACAAGAGCGAGGAGATGCAGAGCAGTTCGTTTGGTCCTTTCACAGTCAAGGATAATCTGCCGGGTGAGAAACCCAAACAAAACGAGGACTACGTGAGGTTCAACAGCCAATCCGGAATCGGTCCTTTTACCAAAGCTGACAACGCTAAAATCACAAACTCGAAGCTGATTGATTACATCAAAGAAATCAATGCCAAGGAAAGTAAGAGAGATTATTTCGCGAGGAGGCGGTACAGGTCGTACGATGAAAATACACAAATGCAGAGGAGGATGTTGCAATATCCTGGACAACCTTCGTATCCTAATTCGTTGTTGTACACACCTTCCAGTGCGAAATTGAGTCCTGTCACGTTTAACGAAGGAGTGAGGACTCCTGTCTTGCAATACGCTCACCCAGAGCTGGGAGTCCAACCGGCTAAGGCCACCCCCGAAGAAGACGAGATGGTGCAGTACAAGGACAACCAGTACGAAGTGGACAGTGGGCGTCAGTCGCAGTACTACGACAACAACAACGTCAACAGTGTGGACTACTACAGAAAAGACGTGACCAACTACCCCTACAACACCTACTACATCAAGCCCAAACCTGAGCAACCCTTCTGGATCCGGATCACGGAAAGCATCAAAGACAACGTCCAGAACGGGTTCGCTAGGATGCAACAGCTAACCCGTCCCGTGTTCGAGCCTTTGGTCGAAGCCACCCACAAAATCTCGCACAACTTGGGCTTCTCCAAAGAACCCCACGCCCAAGACAAAGTCGGTTTGATCGCTCCGATGGGCAGTTCCGTTATTTTACCGGCTTTGGGGTTGGTGGCTGGGGGTGCAGCTTTGGGTCTAGGTGCCGCCGCGGTCGGCCGCTTCTTGAACCCCAACGACATGAGGAGCTTCCGCGGTGTTAACCCCAACGATATCGTCGTGATAATGGAAGAACCCCCGACGCAAGAGCAAGAGGAGCACAAGAGGTTCAGGAGGAACGTCGAGGACGAGTTTTACATGCAGCAGTTGGTGGCGAACGTGGAGAAGGACAAGAGCTTCAACCACCTCTCAGCGCCTCACTTTTGGTCGGACACCCCTTGCGCCAAGCGCCTGTTCTGCGACGTCATGACTCGGCAAAACGACGACGAAGTGGTCTTGATGGAGAAGAAAATGGACAGTTTGATGGCATC GGTGCATCCGGACGTGGCCAATCAAGTCTCGCACCACCTCCAAGAAGTGATGGACGCCGTGAAGATGCGCGACTGTTCGAAATTCTTCTGCGGCAGGAGGTACACTTTTCCGGCACCGGCAGCGTAA